The segment GTGTCATAGATTGCCATTCCTGCCGTGACTGACCCGCCCGGAGAATTGATATAGATCTGAATGTCTTTTTCAGGATCTTCCGCTTCGAGAAACAGCAATTGCGCGACTAGAGAATCCGCAACGCTATCGTCGATCGCGCTTCCTAAAAAGATAATGCGCTCCCGCAACAGACGGGAGTAGATGTCGAAGGCACGCTCACCGCGCCCAGACTGCTCCACCACCATCGGAACGACGTTAGTTGGGGCAGCTTTAGAGACGACATCCAGCGTGCTGAGATTTTGAATTGCGTAGTCGAAAGACTGAGAGTTATACATGAGGCAGGCGGCTTACGTTCCACAAGTTCAATTCTAGCCAACAAACGCGAAGTTATCCGGCACACATCCGAATGCTTACAGATTTGTGGATGGACTTTAGATCTCGACAAAATTGAATTCCGGTTGTGGAGCAGGCATCTTGCCTGCAGTGGGGCAAAATATTCTGCCCCACAATTCATTCTGTCGCTAACCTATTCGACCACTTCAACTTCGACTGCTTCCGCTTCGGTTTCGTCGTCGTCAAAGCCGTCTTCATCGGGTTCGTCTTTTTTCAACGTGCCTTCTGGGACAAGCTCGATCGTTGAATTTGCAATCAGCCAATCCATGATCTTTTCTTTCAGCAGGTCTTCTTCAACCGCGCTTCTGAGCCGATCCATATCAATGTCGCGCCCCGCCAATTCTGTCAGAAGTTCCTGAATTTTGGTATTCAGTTCGTCTTCTTCGACTTTGAGCGATTCTTTTTTGGCAACTTCTCCCAAGGCAAGAGTGCGTTTGATTCGCTCGATCGCATCCGGTCTAGAGCGCTCTTTCAACATTGGGATGGTGTCTTTGTTGAGCAGGCGCTTGATGTCGATGCCTTGCTGCTGAAGCTGCATCGCGGTTTGAGTCACCATGTATTCGACTTCACGTTCGATCATGGTTTCAGGCAGATCAGCTTCAACTTGATTCAACAATTCGTTGAGCAGTGCTTCTTCTTTGTTGGTTTTGGTCTGCTGTTCCGCTTCGTCGTTGAAACGCTTTTCGAGGGCTTCACGCATTTCAGCGATCGTTTCATACTCATCGCCACTCGCTTCTTTGGCAAAATCGTCATCGACTTCAGGAAGTTCTTTTCCTTTCAGTTCTTTGAGGGTAATTTCAAATTTTGCGGGTCGTCCAGCCAGTTGTTCTTGAGGGTAATCTTCGGGGAAGGTGACGGAGATTTCCTTTGTTTCGCCAGGCTTCATACCGAAAATTCCGTCAATAAAGCCTTCGATAAAGCGACCATCTTCGAGTTCAAGTTGGAAATCTGATGCTTCGCCGCCCGGAACTTCGATTTCTTCTTCACCCTCTGCCGGAGTAAAGCGACCTTTAAAGTCGATCACGGAAACATCGCCTTTCTGAGCAGGACGATCTTCGATCGGGATCAAGGTTGCTAGCTGAGTGCGGTAATTTTCGATGACAGAATCCACTTTTTCTGGATCGGGTTTCACTTCTTCTGCTTGAACCGTGAAATCCTTATATTGCTTGAGGTTCACTTCCGGTGGGACATCAACAGAGGCGGAGAAGGTCAAGGCTTCGCCTGGTTTGTAGTTTCCAACCAGTTCATCAAACGACGACTTCAGTTGGAAGTTGCCCAATGCGTCGATTTTTTCTTGTTTGATGGCTTCTTTCAGTGCAGTATCAACCAATTCCTCCACAACTGATGCATTGATGCGCAACGAGCCGATCCGCTGAATCAGCACCTGTTTCGGCACTTTTCCTTTACGGAACCCAGGAATATTTAGCGATCTCGTGAAGTCTTGAAGGACTCGATCGTAAGTTTTCTGAGACAGTTCTGGCGTAACTTCAATTTCTAACCCGACCTGACTGGCGGGAAGCTTTTCCTGGGTAACTTTCATCGGCGTAAGTGACAAAAAATGCGAATTTCTACCAAGCAGTAAGCTATACTAACCGATTCTAGTCACGGTTGCGCGATTCGTTTCGGTGAATCTTTAGATTTTAGAGAGTCCAGATTGTTATAAAAGCCCGCCTGGAGAAGAATATGAGGCTGTATGCTTCGTTTCCATTTGCCCCACATTGCAGCGATCGGGCAAACAGTGCAGGTGATATCTATAAACATCGACGCTCTGCAATAATAATTTAAGAAATACCAAGGATCAAAACCTTGTCGGATCAGCTACTTGAATTCGGTTCAAAAGCACGCTAGTCTCTGAAAGAAATCAGAAGCAACCGAAAGTCTTTATATTTCAGATTATTCGTATTACCGATTCGTATTCAAACAAAATCTTATTGAAGCTTTTGAGACTTTAGTCATTCACTGTGGAGGAATTTATTTTGGGTCAATCCTATCGAGTAGCGATTTTAGGGGCGACAGGGGCGGTTGGAACTGAACTACTGGAACTGTTGGATCAGCGTAATTTTCCCGTGTCTGAGTTGAAGCTGTTAGCCTCTCCACGATCGGCAGGCTCAACCGTGATGTTTCAGGGCGAAAGTTTAACGATCGAAGCCGTCAACGAGTCGTCATTCAATAATGTCGATATTGTTCTCGCATCAGCAGGCGGATCAATTTCCAAGCAATGGGTGAAAGATATCGTTGCGGCTGGAGCCGTGATGATTGATAACTCTAGCGCGTTTCGGATGCAGCCAGATGTACCCTTGGTTGTGCCAGAGGTAAATCCAGAAGCGGCAGCAGCCCATCAAGGTGTGATTGCGAATCCAAACTGCACCACGATTTTGATGTCGGTTGCAGTTTATCCGTTACATCAAGTCTTGCCGATTCGGCGGATTGTCGCATCGACGTATCAATCCGCTAGTGGTGCAGGTGCGCGAGCAATGGAAGAAGTGAAAAAACAATCGATCGCGATTCTACAAGGGCAAGAACCAAAAGCCGAAATTTTGCCTTATCCATTAGCGTTTAATCTGTTTCCACACAATTCAAAACTCGAAGCTTCCGGGTATTGCGAAGAAGAGTTGAAAATGGTGAATGAGACGCGCAAGATTTTTGGGGCGCCGGATCTGCGGATCACCGCAACCTGTGTACGGGTTCCTGTCTTGCGGGCACACTCGGAAGCGATTAACCTAGAGTTTGATTCTCCTTTTGCAGTCGAGAAAGCGCGCGAACTCCTGATCCAAGCTCCTGGAGTCCAGCTAGTCGAAGACTGGGACGCAAACTATTTCCCGATGCCGATCGATGCTAGCGGCAAGGATGATGTTTTAGTGGGGCGGATTCGTCAAGATATTTCCAATCCCAATGGTTTAGAGCTTTGGCTGTGTGGCGACCAGATTCGCAAAGGCGCCGCACTCAACGCGATTCAAATCGCTGAACTCTTGATCGAGAAGAATCTCTTGAAACCAGCTTTAGTCGCCAACTCATAGGATTTATAGGGAGTTTAGATAGAGTGTGATAAATTTTGGAAATGTTCTGACCGCAATGATTACGCCCTTCACAGCAGATGGGGAAGTCAATTATGCTGTGACCGAAAAATTAGCGGTTCATTTAGCAGATCATGGTACAGATACGATCGTGGTCTGCGGCACAACCGGGGAATCCCCGACACTTTCTTGGGACGAAGAATTTGAATTATTCCGAGTCGTAAAAAGTGCTGTGGCAGGTAAGGCAAAAGTCATGGCAGGAACGGGATCAAACTCGACAGCAGAAGCGATCGAGGCAACTCAAAAAGCCGCTAAAATGGGGTTAGACGGTTCGTTACAAGTTGTGCCCTATTACAACAAGCCACCACAATCGGGATTGTATCAGCACTTTAAAGCGATCGCGGAATCTTCCGATCTGCCGCTGATGCTGTATAACGTACCAGGGCGCACCAGTCAGAATTTGCAAGCCGAGACAGTTGCTCGACTTGCGAAAATTCCAAATATTGTTGCAATTAAGGAAGCGAGTGGCAATCTAGATCAAGTAAGCCAAATTCGACGGATGACCCCGCCAGAGTTTGCAATCTATTCTGGAGACGATTCCTTGACACTGCCGATGTTAGCGATTGGAGCAAAAGGCGTTGTGAGCGTAGCGAGCCACTTAGTGGGAGATCGCTTACAGCAGATGATCCGAGCTTTCGAGAGCGGTCAAGTCCAGAAAGCAACCCAAATTCATTTAGAGTTGTTGTCCTTGTTTAAAGTTCTATTTGTCACAACAAATCCGATCCCAGTCAAAGCTGCTATGAGCCTGCAGGGCTGGCAAGTTGGGGATTTGCGCTTACCGCTCTGCGCACCTGACGACGCTGTGCGAGATCAAGTCATGCAAGTCATGAGTGAACTGAACTTGCTGAATGCTGCACATGTCTGACAAGTTTCTGCACAACTGAATAGCTCCATTTTTTAGTCAGCGACTTGAAAACTTGCTCTGCTGACTTTTCACTAAGTTTTTTTCGTAAACCTGAAGGATACTGATGACTCAAAATAACTCTTCAAACGCGCTCAAAATCATCCCGCTTGGCGGATTACATGAAATTGGTAAAAATACCTGCGTTTTTGAATACGGCGATGAGATTGTGCTTCTCGACGCTGGACTTGCTTTTCCGACCGATGGGATGCACGGTGTGAATATTGTGCTGCCGGACATGACCTATTTGCGGGAAAATCGCGAAAAGATCAAGGGTATGATTATTACCCACGGTCATGAAGATCATATCGGTGGCATTGCTTTCCACTTGAAGCAGCTAGATATTCCAGTGATGTATGGACCTCGTTTGGCTCTGGCATTGCTCGAAGGCAAACTCGAAGAAGCTGGCGTTGCCGACCGCACAGAACTCAGAACGGTTCGCCCACGCGACATTATCCGCATTGGTTCTCATTTCTTTGTCGAGTTCATTCGGAATACTCACTCGATCGCGGATAGTTTCACCGTTGCGATTCATACGCCTGTCGGGGTTGTGATTCACACAGGCGATTTCAAATTCGATCACACTCCAGTTGATGGCGAGAAGTTCGACATTCAGCGCTTAGCGGAGTACGGCGAAAAAGGTGTGCAATGTTTGATCAGCGATTCAACGAACTCTGAGATTCCAGGTTTTACTCCTTCGGAACGTGCTGTATTCCCGAATCTCGATCGAGTGTTTACACAAGCTCAAGGTCGCTTACTGATCACGACGTTTGCTTCTTCTGTGCACCGGATCAACATGATTTTGGAACTGGCAGAAAAGCATGGTCGTGTGGTTTCGGTCTTAGGTCGATCGATGCTGAATGTGATCGCTCACGCGCGAACTTTGGGATATATCAAATGCCGCGATGATATTCTTCAGCCGTTGCATGTGACACAAAAGATGCCCGATAAAGATGTCCTGATTTTGACGACTGGATCGCAAGGTGAACCGATGTCAGCGATGACTCGAATTGCCAATGGAGAACATCGCCAGGTCAAGATCCGGGAAGGTGATACCGTTGTTTTCTCAGCGAATCCGATTCCAGGAAATACGATCGCGGTTGTCAACACGATCGACAAGCTGATGATGAATGGCGCGAAGGTCGTTTATGGAAAAGACCAAGGCATTCACGTTTCAGGTCACGGTTGCCAAGAAGATCAGAAATTGATGCTGGCTCTGACTCGTCCGAAGTTCTTCTTACCCGTTCACGGTGAGCATCGGATGTTAATCAAACATTCTCAAACGGCTCAAAGCACGGGCATTCCGGCTGAGAATATGGTGATTATCGACAATGGTGATGTTGTTGAATTGACCAAAGATTCGATCCGCAAGGCTGGCAAAGTGAAAGCTGGAATTGAGTTAGTCGATACTTCGCGATCGGGCATGGTGGACGATCGCGTTCTGAAAGAGCGTCAGCAGTTAGCGGGTGATGGTGTTGTAACCGTTGCTGCGGCTGTGACGAATGAAGGGCGCTTGTTCAGTAAGCCCGATGTGCATTTGCGTGGGGTTGTAACTTCGGTGAATCCAGAGCAATTGAGAACGAGAATTCAAGACGCGATCGAGGCGGTGTTAAGCGATCGCTGGAAGGAGTTTTACAGCACGTTTGAGGGTCGCATTGAGATCGACTGGGCTGGTTTAGAAGTTCAGATCGAGCGTGAGATTCATCGCTTGCTGCGTCGTGAGTTGCAAAGCAATCCGTTGTTAGTGTTCTTGATGCAAACTCCGGATGCGCCTGTGGTGAAATCGACTCCAGGAAGAACGCGATCGACTGCAAGAGTCGCGTCTTAAGAGACTAGAATTCGGAATTAAGGAATCCTTAAGTTCTTTCGTTCCGAATTCTTGCTATACTCACAAGAGTATTGCGAGGGCATGTAGCTCAGGGGATAGAGCACCAGATTCCGGTTCTGGGTGTCGCAGGTTCGATTCCTGCCATGCTCGTTAAACTGATCTCCTGAAAGTTAATAACTTTCAGGAGATTTTGTTATTGAAATACCGACCCTTTTTGATAGATGGGTTCAATGCAAGTTTAAGACGAATGCTGAGTATCGCTTTATAGTTGACAGAGCAATGTTTTTACTGTCCTACTAGACCGTTTTCTCATGAAGCGACTTACCTCTTCAGTGCCCACTTTCGACACAATGCTTTTACCAACAATTCAAGCTCTACAGACCTTGGGTGGTTCTGGCACAACTGAAGAAATCTATGACAAAGTAGTGCAACTTCTCAATTTACCAGATACGGTGTTAGAGATTTTACATGGCACCACTTCACAAACTGAAGTTGAATACCGATTGGCTTGGAGTCGAACCTATCTCAAGAAGTATGGCTTACTGCAAAATTCAGCCCGTGGAGTTTGGTCTTTAGTTTCAACCTCTATTAATCTCGATGATCTTGATGCAAAAGAGATAGTCAAAGCGGTTCGAGATACTCACAAAAACAAAGCAACTCAATCAGAATCGACAGATGCAGATGTAACGGTTGAATCTGAAACATTAGAAGAACTGACTTGGCATCAACAACTTCATAAGTTGTTGCTTTCGCTTACTCCTGCTGCTTTTGAACGATTGGCACAACGTCTCTTACGTGAATCTGGTTTTATTCAAGTACAAGTTACAGGTAAGTCTGGAGATGGTGGTATTGATGGAGTAGGAATTGCTCGAATCAATGGTTTTTTAAGTTTTCACGTTTTGTTTCAGTGCAAGCGGTATCAAGGTTCTGTATCAGCAGGTCAAATCCGAGATTTTCGTGGAGCAATGCAGGGGCGTACAGATAAAGGATTATTCATCACAACCGGAACTTTTACGAGAGATGCAATCAAAGAAGCAACCCGAGATGGTGCACCTCCAATTGATTTAATCGATGGAGAACAGCTAGTCCAAAGATTGAAGGAGTTAGGGCTAGGAGTCAAAATTACAATGATTGAATCAGTGGAAGTTGATACAAACTGGTTCACAAAGATTTGATCTACTAATTTTTAAGACGGCAAATTTTTCATTCTTTTAGAATTGTATTGAGTGCTGTAGAGAAAAGATTGTGTCGATCGAGATTACTCTAAACCCAGAACTAGAAGAGCAGTTACGCAAAAAGGCAACACAGCGGGGGCAAGATATCAGCCTTGTTGCCACTAAGCTTTTGGCAAGTGTTCTGGAATGGGAAGCCCAGGATTCAGAAGAAGCAATTCAAGGTATTAAGCAGGGATTGAATGATTTTGAAGCAGGCAATTTTCGCGGTTTTGACGAATTCGCTGCCGAACAACGCCGTAAATACAATTTGCCCGCATGAGCTACCGGATTAAGATTTTGAGTGTTGCGGAAGCAGAGGCAGACAGCATCTACAGACGAATAATGAATAATAAGTGAGTTTAGTCCGCTACTAACTCGCTTGGTTCACCCGGATAAAAGCGATCGCTCAATATCTCTTCCAAGTTGTAAGGACAATCGATCGGAAAAGTAGAATTCGGTAAATCTGTCTCTCTCACCGCAAGTTCAACTCCTCTCAAATAGGCTTTACAAAGCGCTTCTTCGATGTAAGGCTTCAAGCTAGGATTCTCGTCAAGTAGATCATTAATATCTAAACGCTGAATTCGCAGCGTTGACAACCAGCTACGGCTACGATGTTGAGGCTGATACTGCCATTTCAGCAAATGCCCAATTAAAATACTGAGACGATTCCGAAGTTCTTGGCGCTGCTGCTTTCCCAAAGATTCGATTTCCTCAATGATATTTGGCAGATCAATCTGCTCCCACTGCTGACTGTGCAGAAGTCGTACTTGCTGTTGTGTCCAACCGTAGAAATCAGCTTCGTAGAGATCCAATCCAGAAACTGTATGCTTTGCTGTCTCGGAATCCGCTTCTGGCATGTTCATCAGCTTGCCCCGATTGTGATGTCTCATTATAAAAATAAAATACTTATTCCTGGCGCTAAGCGATTCAAAACTTGAATATTGAAAAAAAAGGAGCGATCGCTATTTCTGCGATCGCTCCTTTTTTTCATTAAGCCGAGACAGCTACCTTCTCAACATCTGGATTTGCTTCCGGCGTGTCCTTCTCAGACGGCGGAACCACCTGCCAGAACTTCGGCAAATACTCCGACCAGTTCGCCAAAACAGCCTTCGCTTTCGGGCTACCCGTATGCTCAACATGAGCCTCAAGCAGTTCTTTTAACTGTTGCTCACCCGCAGGTGCGACAACTCGCTGAACTTTGACAATCTCAGGATTGACTTTCTCTTGGAAGCTGCCATCTTCATCTAAGAAGTAAGCTAATCCTCCGGTCATCCCTGCGCCAACGTTCCGACCTGCTCGACCGAGAACAACGACCACACCGCCTGTCATATATTCACAGCAGTGGTCACCCACACCTTCAACCACAGCTTCAGCCAGAGAGTTACGAACTGCAAACCGTTCCCCAGCTTGACCATTCGCAAATAGTCTGCCGCCCGTCGCACCGTAAAGGCAAGTATTACCAATGATCACATTCTGAGATGGATCATACGTTGCTTCAGGAGAAGGTTTGATAGCAATCTCACCGCCATGCATTCCTTTACCGACGTAATCGTTTGCTTCTCCAACGAGATTCAACGTCATACAAGGTAAGTTAAACGCACCAAAGCTTTGACCCACCGCTCCGGTAAAGTTTAGAGTGACCTGACCGCTGAAGCCAGAGTTACCATATTGTTTCGCGATCGCTCCTGAAATCCGAGTCCCAACCGTTCGATCCGTGTTAACGACTTCAACGGATTTGGTCACATCGCCTTGATTTTGAATCGCAGCTTGAAGATCTGGATCACTGAGCAATTGATCATCCAGAACAGCACCATTGCTATGCACAGTTTCGTGATTCAGCCAAGTGCGATCGCTGCGAGTATCCGGCAACTGAGTCAAACAATCTAAGTTCAACAGTTGAGTCTTGGTCAGATTCACAGCTTCTCTGGGCTTGAGCAGATCAGCACGTCCAATAATTTCATCCAGAGATTTGTACCCTAAGCGAGCCAAGAGCGATCGTACTTCTTCTGCGATGAACAAGAAGAAATTCACAACATGCTCAGGTGTGCCAGGGAAGCGTTTGCGAAGTTCTTCCTTCTGACTCGCAACACCGACTGGACAACTATTGGTATGGCAAATCCGAGCCATGATGCAGCCTTCCGCGATCATTGCGATCGAGCCAAATCCATATTCTTCAGCACCCATCAACGCGCCCATGACAACATCCCATCCCGTCTTGATACCGCCATCAACACGCAGAATCACACGATCGCGCAATTGATTTTCCATCAAGACTCGATGCACTTCGGTTAAGCCCAATTCCCAAGGACTTCCAGCGTGTTTGATTGAGCTGAGAGGAGATGCACCTGTACCGCCATCATGTCCAGAAATTTGAATGATGTCAGCATTCGCTTTGGCAACCCCAGCGGCGATCGTACCGATTCCTACTTCTGCAACCAATTTCACGGACACTTGAGCCAGCGGATTGATTTGGTGCAAGTCGAAAATCAGTTGGGCAAGATCTTCGATCGAGTAAATGTCGTGATGCGGAGGTGGAGAAATCAGCGTTACTCCAGGCTTCGATCGACGCAGGAGAGCAATGTAAGGACTGACTTTTGGCCCAGGTAATTGTCCACCTTCACCCGGTTTTGCACCTTGAGCCATCTTGATTTCGATTTGCTTCGCGCTCATCAAATACTCAGGCGTAACTCCGAAACGTCCTGATGCGACTTGTTTAATCGCAGAGTTTGCAGTGTCGCCTGTTTGCAGTCCTTTGAGATGCGGCAAGAGCGGGGATGTCCCGTTCTCAACTTCATTCAGGATCTTGTATCGAACTGGATCTTCGCCACCTTCTCCAGAGTTAGACTTACCGCCGATTCGATTCATCGCGATCGCTAAGACTTCATGCGCTTCACGAGATAAAGCACCAAGAGACATTCCGCCTGTGCAGAAGCGTTTCACAATGTCGATCGCGGGTTCTACTTCGTCAATCGAGATAGCCGCGCGATCGCTCTTGAAATCGAGTAAATCTCTCAATGCCGTGAGCGGACGACCGGCTAAATGCTTCTGATAGAGATCGTAATGATCCGGATTCTTCGTTCTAACCGCCTGGTGCAAGTGCTTCGCCATCTCTGGACTGTTCATGTGATACTCGCCGCCTGGACGGTATTGCACAAAGCCAAAGTTTTCCAGCTTCTTGGTTGTCAGCTCAGGGAATGCCTTGCTATGGAAGGAGAGAATTTCTTGAGCCAGTTCCGCTAAGGTCAAACCACCCAAGCGTGAAGCTGTTCCGAAGAATCCAGTATTGAGTAAATCGCCCCCGATTCCGATCGCTTCAAAAATCTGTGCACCTTGATAGCTCGAGAGCAGTGAAATTCCCATTTTTGAGAGAATCTTCAGCAAACCATCTTCGATCGCTTTTCTAAAGTTCGCTTGAACGGCTGCAATGCTAGCAGATTTAATTTTTCCACGTTCCATCAGCGCTTGAGTCTTAGAATCCGACCACCACTGACGCACAGATTCCAATGCCAAGTAAGGACAAACCGCACTTGCACCATAGCCAATTAAGCAAGCGAAATGATGCGTACTCCAAGCCTGAGCCGTATCGACGACCAGAGAAGCTCTCATCCGTAAGCCTTTCTGAATCAAATGATGGTGAACAGCTCCCACTGCCAACATGGGCGGAATGTAGCTGTAGTCCGCATTCAGTTGAGTTGGATTGCCAGATTGATCTAAGCGATCGCTCAAGACCAAAATCTTGCTTCCGGATCGCACTGCTTCCGTCGCCTGCTCACATAAGCGAGCCACCGCAGCTTTCAAACCTTCTGGGCCTGCTGCGACTTCAAATAAAGTCGAAAGATTTGCAGTCGCCAAACCCGATTCACGAATCTGATCTAACTCAGGTTCAGTTAATACTGGAGAATCAAGTAAGAAGAGATTTGCGCCATCTGAATTAATTTTCAGCAGATTTCCGCGCTCACCTAGCTGCATCGTCAACGACATGACGAGTTTTTCGCGCAGTGGATCGATCGGCGGATTCGTCACCTGAGCAAAGCGCTGCTTGAAGTAGTCATACAACAAATGCGGACGCTCAGACAGCACAGCAAGAGGAATATCATCCCCCATACAGAAAGTTGGTTCTTTACCTTGAGCCGCCATGTCTTGGATGACCATTTCCAAATCTTCCAAGGTGTAGCCAAAGGCAGTTTGATGCGTCAGCAGCGATTTTGCATCCAATGCCGTTGATTCCAAGAAAGCATGAGATTTCAGAGTTTTACGATTTTGCTTCAACCACTCTCCATAGGGATGAGCGTTGGCAATGCGTTGCTTGATTTCCCAATTTTTCAGCACTTCACGAGATTGCAAATCGAATGCAATCATTTGCCCTGGACCAAGCCGCCCTTTCTCAATGATTTCGGATTCTGGCAGATCTACAACACCCGCTTCTGAACCGACTACAAAGTAGCCATCGCGCGTAATGCTGTAGCGCGCTGGACGCAAACCGTTCCGATCGAGAGTTGCTCCAACAATTTTTCCGTCACAAAATGCCAGCAGTGCAGGACCATCCCAAGCCTCTTGAACACCGCTGTTGTACTCGTAAAAATTGGTGATTTCAGGGTGATCTGCTAGTTCCGGCTGGTTCTTGTACGCTTCTGGAACCATCATCATTAGCGCTTCGACCGGGCTACGTCCAGATCGCACTAACAATTCCATCACGTTGTCCAAATTCGCGGAATCACTGTTGTTGGAATTCACAGTTGGTTTGAGCAGATCAATGCGATCGCCCCAAACCTCATGCGCTAAATCCGCTTCTCGCGCTCTCATCCAGTTGACATTGCCCAACTGGGTGTTAATTTCGCCGTTATGACCGAGCAATCGCATCGGCTGCGCGAGTTGCCACTTCGGCATTGTGTTGGTACTAAACCTGCGGTGATACAGCGCGAAGGTGGTTTTGTATTCTGGATTTTGCAAGTCAAGATAGAACTTGCCTAAAATCTCCGATCGCACCATGCCCTTGTACACGATCGTCCGCGTCGAGAAAGAGCAAACATAAAGCTCATCAAATCCGGCTTCAGGTCTTACTGCAAGTGTGCGATGAATGCGTTTGCGAGCAACATAAAGCTTGCGCTCT is part of the Leptolyngbya boryana PCC 6306 genome and harbors:
- the gltB gene encoding glutamate synthase large subunit, yielding MSQASVPSPNESQSISNGYAGQRWLVEERDACGVGFIVDQQGRASHDLMSKALIALSCMEHRGGCSADQDSGDGAGVMAEIPWEILNQWASDRGVTLKPGYTGVGMVFLPQDSAIAAETKQVAEKIIAEEGLTLLGWRSVPVQPEVLGVQARDNQPLIEQLIVQSEVADEELERKLYVARKRIHRTLAVRPEAGFDELYVCSFSTRTIVYKGMVRSEILGKFYLDLQNPEYKTTFALYHRRFSTNTMPKWQLAQPMRLLGHNGEINTQLGNVNWMRAREADLAHEVWGDRIDLLKPTVNSNNSDSANLDNVMELLVRSGRSPVEALMMMVPEAYKNQPELADHPEITNFYEYNSGVQEAWDGPALLAFCDGKIVGATLDRNGLRPARYSITRDGYFVVGSEAGVVDLPESEIIEKGRLGPGQMIAFDLQSREVLKNWEIKQRIANAHPYGEWLKQNRKTLKSHAFLESTALDAKSLLTHQTAFGYTLEDLEMVIQDMAAQGKEPTFCMGDDIPLAVLSERPHLLYDYFKQRFAQVTNPPIDPLREKLVMSLTMQLGERGNLLKINSDGANLFLLDSPVLTEPELDQIRESGLATANLSTLFEVAAGPEGLKAAVARLCEQATEAVRSGSKILVLSDRLDQSGNPTQLNADYSYIPPMLAVGAVHHHLIQKGLRMRASLVVDTAQAWSTHHFACLIGYGASAVCPYLALESVRQWWSDSKTQALMERGKIKSASIAAVQANFRKAIEDGLLKILSKMGISLLSSYQGAQIFEAIGIGGDLLNTGFFGTASRLGGLTLAELAQEILSFHSKAFPELTTKKLENFGFVQYRPGGEYHMNSPEMAKHLHQAVRTKNPDHYDLYQKHLAGRPLTALRDLLDFKSDRAAISIDEVEPAIDIVKRFCTGGMSLGALSREAHEVLAIAMNRIGGKSNSGEGGEDPVRYKILNEVENGTSPLLPHLKGLQTGDTANSAIKQVASGRFGVTPEYLMSAKQIEIKMAQGAKPGEGGQLPGPKVSPYIALLRRSKPGVTLISPPPHHDIYSIEDLAQLIFDLHQINPLAQVSVKLVAEVGIGTIAAGVAKANADIIQISGHDGGTGASPLSSIKHAGSPWELGLTEVHRVLMENQLRDRVILRVDGGIKTGWDVVMGALMGAEEYGFGSIAMIAEGCIMARICHTNSCPVGVASQKEELRKRFPGTPEHVVNFFLFIAEEVRSLLARLGYKSLDEIIGRADLLKPREAVNLTKTQLLNLDCLTQLPDTRSDRTWLNHETVHSNGAVLDDQLLSDPDLQAAIQNQGDVTKSVEVVNTDRTVGTRISGAIAKQYGNSGFSGQVTLNFTGAVGQSFGAFNLPCMTLNLVGEANDYVGKGMHGGEIAIKPSPEATYDPSQNVIIGNTCLYGATGGRLFANGQAGERFAVRNSLAEAVVEGVGDHCCEYMTGGVVVVLGRAGRNVGAGMTGGLAYFLDEDGSFQEKVNPEIVKVQRVVAPAGEQQLKELLEAHVEHTGSPKAKAVLANWSEYLPKFWQVVPPSEKDTPEANPDVEKVAVSA